The segment accatattgcatgcacaaggcggctgttttgaaacttgtaatggctgcgctatatggggtgaaataaggcaacttttgttgcgttcttaaattccctatagcgcacataacttgtaatctacctgttagttTCTCAAATGGTGTGGGTGACCTATGAAAGTGCTGCTTGTGTCAATGTGATTTGTGGTTACAAAGTTTAAACCATGAGGAATATAAATCTGTGTTCCAATCTTTTCATTCTCTTTGAGTTTTGAGTTTTCCCTTATCTAAAATGTTGTATACATTACCCTGACCAATGTCATATTTGGAgatatgtactttatttttattgttttctgttatattgtattatattgtatattttcttAAATTTGATTAATgcaaattatttaatatatatatgtaactagatagatatatggatttttatatattacattaaagggacaatctacaccagaatttttattgtttaaaaagataaataatccctttatcacccattccccagttttgcataaccaacactgttatattaatacactttttttacctctgtgaatactttgtatctaagcctctgcagactgcctccttatttcagtaattttgacagacttgcattttagccaatcagtgctgactcctaggtaactctacgggtgtaaacacactgttatctatatggcacacatgaactaacgtcctctagttgtgaaaaactgtgaaaatgcattcagaaaaaaggcagccttcaagggataaAAAATTAGcatttgagactacctaggtttagctttcaacccaagaatacaaagagaacaaagcaaagttgatgataaaagttaattggaaagttgtttaaaatggcatgccctagctaaatcatgaaagtttaattttgactagactgtccatttaagatttGAACATTAGCACTAAATAGGAAGCAGGTATTTATAATATAGTTTCTTTGTACATCTCACTTCTTTTATCACATATTTAATGCCCTTGTTTTCTcctttacagataacattacaaggaTAATGTGTGAAGCTGCCAGTATACAGAATGGTGTACCACACCTGCACAGCAGCAGAAAACACATTATTATCTTTGCCACCACCAGAAGTGGCTCATCATTCCTAGGTCAATTGTTTAACCAGAACCCAGATATATTCTACCTTTATGAACCTCTTTATCATGTGCAACAGGCCTTCACCAATTCAAGTGCCAGGATACAAAATCAAATTGACAGAAGGTCTTTGCTTGGAGCCTACAGAGATCTTCTACGTAATCTTTTTGACTGTGATTTCTACTTCTTAGAAAATTATATCCGACCACCACCTAAAGATCATCTAGCGATCACATTTTTCAGAAGAGGAGCAAGCAACGCTTTATGTTTACCTCCATTGTGTGAGAATTTGCAAAGTCTTGATGAACATCTATGTGCAAAAAAGTGTCGGACAGTAAACTTAACATTAGCATCCAAGTCCTGCCACACTTATAGGCATATGGCTATTAAAACAGTCAGAATTCCAGAAATCAATGACATAAGAACTCTTGTGGAGGATCCAAGGTTAAACCTAAAAATAATTCATTTAGCTAGGGATCCAAGAGGAATACTAGCTTCAAGGATCAGCACCTTCATAGACCAGTATCGAGCATGGAAAATCTGGAATTCTTCAGGAAGAAAACCACATAACGTTGATCTTTCACAGATAACCACCACGTGCACTGACTTGAGTAAATCAGTAGACACTGGTTTAAGTAAACCTTCTTGGTTGAAAGGAAAATATATGCTTGTGAGGTATGAAGATATTGCTAAAGATCCAATAAAAAAGGCTAAAGAGATATATCAGTTTGTGGGTCTAGAATGGAAAGGAGCAGTGCACAAATGGTTACTACAAAACACAAATGGAACTGTTGCTTCATTCGGGAACTTTAAATATACAACAAGTAGAAACTCTGCAGAAACAGCAGAGCACTGGAGACTCCATCTTTGCTATGATATAGTTCATGCTCTGCAAGATTTATGCAATATTACTTTATCACAACTCGGTTATCAAGTGGTAAACTCAGTGTGGCAGTTAAAAAACATCTCCCATAGCCTTGTTGAACCTAGGATATTTTTGCCATTTACATAACGGAGTAGAATAGAacgaataacaaaaaaacaaaaaaaagctaaatttctttttattttttaacaaccaAAATTAATGTGAAACCACATTACTGATTTGAATGGGCTTGCAAAAGCAGATGACAAGACGCACCACGTGCAACCTAATTTATTTCAACAAAACTAATCTTAGAATGACGTTGAATATAGCACAATTTATTTTAAGGAAAAAATATGTTTGAAATATTTGACTATGGAAAATAAAGTGAAtctcattttaaaaattaaattacttCTGATTCCTAGCTTATTTTTAACtgctttaaagtatttttattgactGAATCAAGAAAAATCAATTTAAGCTACAGTACATATTTAATGGTTAGCTGTAATCTGGCAGGCTCAAATAtgtgttttaatataaatataaatatatatatacatatatatatatatatatatatatatatatcctctccaagaacacaggcactcactggtctttataaaaggtaatcctttattcaatccattaaaacaataataataccatgacgtttcggcacaccatcgtgctttatcaaatgtatcaaaatattaaaaagcttcatatcaaacttacccctaatcacctcttaaatactattggaatatagcacatgccgccagcccatcgtgtgtaaaatcggcgtctgacggcaacacactcgatatgcaaatatatctattggtctatTGCACATTCGCTGAGTAACTGTTtatagtttacatgttgccatagcaacgtcggccctacgatctcacagggcgcacagatcaccgctccctgatgacgtcagacgccgattttacacacgatgggctggcggcatgtgctatattccaatagtatttaagaggtgattaggggtaagtttgatatgaagctttttaatattttgatacatttgataaagacacgatggtgtgccgaaacgtcatggtattattattgttttaatggattgaataaaggattaccttttataaagaccagtgagtgcctgtgttcttggagaggatacgaattggcttgcagtgcaccttggcagttgaattggtgtaagattgtgctgtcctttatctggactgtatatatatatatatatatattattttttaaatttgtgtatatgtgtgtgtaaacatatTTCATGTGGAGGTTCTTCTATCAAAGGTAGTCTTTAAATGGAAAAAGCCTTTAATGTTTGGTCCTATGTTCCCTTTTTACAGCTGAGCGGACCTGCCACTGCTGTGAGCAAAAGTTTTTTTGACAActtggcaccactttaaaaaaaaatgtaattaataatatcaATATTCAATGAAAAAATGACAGTCTGTatactttttattgaggatttaaGTTTGTCCATCCATGTAGAAAATTATAAATGAAGCTACTCACTGCATACCATCTCTTTGCATGCAGCATATAACAGGCAGCTGCCTACTGATAAACAGCTCTGTGCATGGAGAATATAATATAGGTAGCTAACTACTGCTGACAAGCTCTTTACATGCAGAATATAGCAAAAAATTGCAGTTACCTACATACCTGCTGCGCATTACCACTGTGTATAAAGAATATATATTCCTCTACCTACCTTCTGCTGATTAGCCCTATGTATGCAGAACATGAGTCACCTGCCTAACCCCAACTTCTGATGATTAGCCATATGGACATGTTCTGCATACAGAGGGCTAATCAGCAGAAGGTAGGTAGAggaatatatattctgtatatatacagtggtaaTGCGCAGCAGGTATGTGGGTAATAGCAATTTTCTACATTAACATGACTGCTTACTAAAATCATAGACAGTTACATACTGAGCTTGCCAAAACCAATGACAGTTTTATACTGTTcttaccaaaaccaatgacagtTTTATACTATCCTCACCAAAACCAATGACAGTTTTATACTGTccttaccaaaaccaatgacagttttatactgtccttaccaaaaccaatgacagttttatactctccttaccaaaaccaatgacagttttatactgtccttaccaaaaccaatgacagttttatactgtccttaccaaaaccaatgacagttttatactgtccttaccaaaaccaatgacagttttatactgtccttaccaaaaccaatgacagttttatactgtccttaccaaaaccaatgacagttttatactgtccttaccaaaaccaatgacagttttatactgtccttaccaaaaccaatgacagttttatactgtccttaccaaaaccaatgacagttttatactgtccttaccaaaaccaatgacagttttatactgtccttaccaaaaccaatgacagttttatactgtccttaccaaaaccaatgacagttttatactctccttaccaaaaccaatgacagttttatactgtccttaccaaaaccaatgacagttttatactgtccttaccaaaaccaatgacagttttatactctccttaccaaaaccaatgacagttttatactgtccttaccaaaaccaatgacagttttatactatccttaccaaaaccaatgacagttttatactctccttaccaaaaccaatgacagttttatactctccttaccaaaaccaatgacagttttatacagtccttaccaaaaccaatgacagtTTTATCCTGTCCTTACCAAAACCATTGACAGTTTTATACTGTccttaccaaaaccaatgacagttttatactgttcttaccaaaaccaatgacagtTTTATACTGTTCTTACCAAAACCAGACAGTTTTATACTATccttaccaaaaccaatgacagttttatactgttcttaccaaaaccaatgacagttttatactgttcttaccaaaaccaatgacagtTTTATACTGTCCTTACCAAAACCAGACAGTTTTATACTATccttaccaaaaccaatgacagttttatactatccttaccaaaaccaatgacagttttatactgtccttaccaaaaccaatgacagttttatactgtccttaccaaaaccaatgacagttttatactgtccttaccaaaaccaatgacagttttatactgtccttaccaaaaccaatgacagttttatactgtccttaccaaaaccaatgacagttttatactgtccttaccaaaaccaatgacagttttatactatccttaccaaaaccaatgacagttttatactgtccttaccaaaaccaatgacagttttatactctccttaccaaaaccaatgacagttttatactgtccttaccaaaaccaatgacagtTTTATACTGTCCTTACCAAAACCAATGAGAGTTTTATACTGGccttaccaaaaccaatgacagttttatactgtccttaccaaaaccaatgacagtTTCATTCTGTGCCACTCGCAAGTCGCAACTATAAAGTACTAAGTGCACTATACAAACAGAAGTGCATACTAACAGACAGAATCACCATAACCTGTTAAACATTTTAGAAGTAATAGGCCCATTAGCTTACAGGAGAATGGAAAGCAACATTTCCAGATTACCCCTGTGCTGAAATCATAAAGTGTCAATGCACCATTCTATGAAAACAGTATCTCTAGATTGTAGTACATTCATGGGCCCATACATTTTGATAATCTATTTGTAGCATTTCATGCATGATGAATCATTGCAGATAGATCATTAAACAACCAAACCATTCATGTACAATCAGCAGCTCAAGAAGATTTGCAATCAAAACTACTCACAAGGGTAATACCAAGTAGCAATTATATAGGGTTACATGATATTGCTTCACCTAGATCTGAACTGCCCATGCCTGTAGTTGTGCACAGCCATCAAATGACTGCTAGTTAATTCTGCTAATGTTGCAGCCACCGCTGGCTCTGTTGTTGCCATGCCGAGGGATCTAAAGCTATAATCACCCCCGTGATGTGCAGCATTACTTAATCCTTTGagtgtgctaagcactttcccacctgggtgttaaGCTGATTTAAGggatttcttgttttttaaaatatatatattttttttacttttttttccccagatccccaagacttacacagttggaaaggttaggcgattacctttccaactgtgggtcttggtggtctgtagctgcttagatgcctgtgatacacaataactttattatagtagtggcgacgttgggggcggcagattaggggttaataattgtaggtaggtggcggcgatgttagggagggcagattaggggttaatacaatttattatagtgtttgcgaggtgggagtgcggcagtttaggggttaatacatttattatagtggcggcgatgtccggtcggcagattaggggttaataagtgtaggtagctggcggcgacattggggggggggcagattagggggtaataaatataatataggtgtcggcgatgtgaggggcagcagattaggggttcatagggataatgtaggtggcggcgttgtctggtcggaagattaggggttaaaaaatttaattatagggtttgcgatgtgggggggcctcggtttaggggttcataggtagtttatgggtgttagtgtactttatagcacagtagttaagagctttatgttccggcgttagcccataaagctcttaactactgacttttttttgcggttggagtcttgtcggtagaggctctaccgctcacttcttccaagacttgtaataccagcgttaggcaaatcccatagaaaagataggatacgcaattgacgtaaggggatttgcagtagcctcgagtcacagaaagaaagtgagcggtagaccctttcatgtctgactctaaataccagcaggctttaaaaagcagcgttaggaccccttaacgctgctttttaaccctaatgcagaactctaaatctaggcgataatttttacttacctgataaattaatttaattactcttccctaccactaggaggagacaaagatgcCCAACCCCCAAGAGCTCTACAAAACCCCTGCCACCTCAAATTTacccagtctaacgtatagccaagcaaaatgaggtgaGAAAAAGGAGCCATAAAagaagcagggaaaaaagatgtgctaaagaaaataCTAAACCCCAAAACAAAGGGTGGAatcttgtgggctctcaccaccacaaaataaattaatttatcaggtaagcataaattatattttctttcatacaagtggtgagagtccatgactgggaactaatacccaatctgtggagtccacgagtaataacaaaaagggagggatttaaaaaacatctatttcactgagaaataaaatccacaaccccacaaaaACCCAACAATTATAAATATTCTCCTTTTTTatgcacttaaataaataaataaatcaggaaaGAATACAATTAATCTGATacaactgcctgaagcaccttcctaccaaaggccgcctcagaagaagcaaaaacataaaaatggtagaatttagtaaaagtatgcaaagaagaccaaatagctgccttgcaaatttggtcaactgaagcct is part of the Bombina bombina isolate aBomBom1 chromosome 6, aBomBom1.pri, whole genome shotgun sequence genome and harbors:
- the LOC128664083 gene encoding carbohydrate sulfotransferase 1-like, with amino-acid sequence MECSWKAVLVLVFASLGIQYTAIKSLRTAFNAPCQEMGVENRCLQREIKDNITRIMCEAASIQNGVPHLHSSRKHIIIFATTRSGSSFLGQLFNQNPDIFYLYEPLYHVQQAFTNSSARIQNQIDRRSLLGAYRDLLRNLFDCDFYFLENYIRPPPKDHLAITFFRRGASNALCLPPLCENLQSLDEHLCAKKCRTVNLTLASKSCHTYRHMAIKTVRIPEINDIRTLVEDPRLNLKIIHLARDPRGILASRISTFIDQYRAWKIWNSSGRKPHNVDLSQITTTCTDLSKSVDTGLSKPSWLKGKYMLVRYEDIAKDPIKKAKEIYQFVGLEWKGAVHKWLLQNTNGTVASFGNFKYTTSRNSAETAEHWRLHLCYDIVHALQDLCNITLSQLGYQVVNSVWQLKNISHSLVEPRIFLPFT